Proteins encoded by one window of Rhineura floridana isolate rRhiFlo1 chromosome 9, rRhiFlo1.hap2, whole genome shotgun sequence:
- the SLC25A31 gene encoding ADP/ATP translocase 4: MQAAEGQQLFDPVSFGKDLMIGGVAAAVSKTAVAPIERVKLLLQVQASSKQIRADQQYKGMIDCFVRIPQEQGFRSFWRGNLANVIRYFPTQALNFAFKDKYKQIFMAGVDKDKQFWRWFVSNLASGGAAGATSLCVVYPLDFARTRLGADIGKGAAERQFTGLADCIAKIAKKDGVTGLYQGFGVSVQGIIVYRASYFGCYDTIKGLLPNPKETSFMLSFAIAQAVTVFSGILSYPFDTVRRRMMMQSGEAERQYKGTIDCFIKIYNQEGINAFFRGAFSNVLRGTGGALVLVLYDKIKEFLNIDPTVGQTSD; this comes from the exons ATGCAGGCCGCAGAGGGACAGCAGCTTTTTGATCCCGTTTCCTTTGGGAAAGACCTCATGATAGGCGGTGtggctgcagctgtttccaagACAGCAGTAGCACCCATTGAGCGTGTGAAACTGCTGCTGCAGGTCCAGGCCTCATCCAAACAGATCCGTGCTGACCAGCAATACAAAGGCATGATAGACTGCTTTGTGCGCATCCCTCAGGAGCAAG GATTTCGCAGCTTCTGGCGTGGCAATCTTGCCAATGTTATCCGATATTTCCCAACTCAGGCCCTAAACTTTGCTTTTAAGGACAAATACAAGCAGATTTTCATGGCTGGAGTGGATAAAGATAAACAG TTCTGGAGGTGGTTTGTTTCAAATCTGGCTTCTGGTGGAGCAGCTGGAGCAACTTCATTGTGTGTAGTATATCCATTAGACTTTGCACGGACTCGGTTAGGTGCCGACATTGGAAAAG GTGCGGCAGAGCGACAGTTCACAGGCCTTGCTGACTGCATTGCTAAAATTGCAAAAAAAGATGGAGTTACTGGCCTCTACCAAGGGTTTGGCGTTTCAGTACAGGGGATCATTGTATATCGGGCATCCTATTTTGGATGTTATGACACCATAAAA GGATTACTGCCAAATCCAAAAGAAACATCGTTCATGTTATCTTTTGCAATTGCTCAAGCTGTGACTGTATTTTCTGGCATTCTGTCATACCCCTTTGACACCGTCAGGAGACGCATGATGATGCAG AGTGGAGAGGCTGAACGTCAGTACAAAGGAACCATTGACTGCTTTATCAAGATATACAACCAAGAAGGAATAAATGCTTTTTTTCGGGGCGCCTTCTCAAATGTTCTTCGTGGGACAGGAGGTGCCTTGGTGCTGGTCCTATATGACAAAATTAAAGAGTTTCTTAATATTGATCCTACAGTAGGCCAAACATCTGACTAA